Proteins co-encoded in one Cyprinus carpio isolate SPL01 chromosome B5, ASM1834038v1, whole genome shotgun sequence genomic window:
- the LOC109045312 gene encoding protein orai-2-like, with the protein MKTSPKAGQGQSVTMSSELSVPMGSPAPGGSDRVQDGGGMDYRDWVRRSYLELVTSNHHSVQALSWRKLYLSRAKLKASSRTSALLSGFAMVAMVEVQLEMQYNYPRLLLIAFSVCTTVLVAVHLFALLISTCILPNVEAVSNIHNLNSVSESPHERMHHYIELAWGFSTALGILLFLAEVVLLCWIKFLPVDSGAQPASVLAALKQNCSSPAVQPGHSGWQAALASTIIMVPVGLIFVVFTIHFYRSLVRHKTERHHQEIEELHKIKVQLDGHERGLQAV; encoded by the exons ATGAAAACCAGTCCTAAAGCAGGGCAAGGCCAATCAG TTACTATGAGCAGTGAGCTCAGTGTGCCAATGGGCTCCCCCGCGCCCGGGGGCTCAGACCGGGTGCAGGATGGCGGTGGGATGGACTACAGGGATTGGGTTCGGCGCAGCTATCTGGAGCTGGTCACCTCCAACCACCACTCGGTCCAGGCTCTCTCATGGAGGAAACTCTACCTCAGCAGGGCCAAGCTCAAAGCCTCCAGCCGAACCTCAGCCCTGCTGTCTGGCTTTGCCATG GTGGCCATGGTGGAGGTGCAGCTGGAGATGCAGTACAACTACCCCCGGCTCCTGCTCATTGCCTTCAGTGTGTGTACCACAGTGCTGGTGGCCGTCCACCTGTTCGCCCTCCTCATCAGCACCTGCATCCTGCCCAACGTGGAAGCTGTCAGCAACATCCACAATCTCAACTCCGTCTCCGAGTCTCCCCACGAGAGGATGCACCACTATATTGAGCTGGCCTGGGGCTTTTCCACCGCTCTGGGGATCCTTTTGTTCCTGGCAGAGGTGGTGCTCCTCTGCTGGATAAAGTTCTTGCCGGTTGACTCTGGGGCACAACCTGCGTCAGTCCTGGCAGCCCTCAAGCAGAACTGCAGCTCTCCTGCGGTTCAGCCCGGCCACAGCGGCTGGCAGGCGGCTTTGGCCTCCACCATCATCATGGTGCCGGTTGGATTGATCTTTGTGGTGTTCACCATTCACTTCTACCGCTCGCTAGTGCGGCACAAAACAGAGCGGCACCATCAAGAGATCGAGGAACTGCACAAAATCAAGGTGCAGCTAGACGGCCACGAGCGAGGCCTGCAGGCGGTGTGA
- the LOC109045589 gene encoding 3-methyl-2-oxobutanoate dehydrogenase [lipoamide] kinase, mitochondrial, translated as MRGRVTGQAMELLGSSASRISGTRLFLSTPAKAAAPLSDRRFRSTSSMSSHTELARERSKTVTSFYNQSAIDASAEKPSVRLTPATMLYAGKSPDGHHILSSAKYLHKELPVRIAHRIKGFRSLPFIIGCNPTILQVHELYIRAYHMLSDFPAIKDQETEARYSKLVKQLLDDHTDVVTMLAEGFRECRKHITDETLVRNFLDTTLTSRLGIRMLATHHIALHEDNPDFVGIICRRLSPKKIIEKWVDFARRLCEHQYGNSPRVRINGHVAARFPFIPLPLDYILPELLKNAMRATMESHLDTPYNVPDVVVTIANNDTDFVIRASDRGGGIPHSILDQVMDYHFSTAEQSAQDPRMSNLFNNITNSGPQSGPMHGFGFGLPTSRAYAEYLGGSLTIQSMQGIGTDVYLRLRHIDGKGESFRV; from the exons ATGCGCGGTCGTGTGACAGGCCAGGCCATGGAGCTGCTGGGCAGCAGCGCCTCCAGGATCAGCGGGACCAGGCTCTTTCTGTCCACACCGGCCAAAGCAGCCGCTCCGCTCAGCGACAGACGATTTCGGTCTACATCGTCCATGTCCAGTCACACTGAGCTGGCTCGGGAGCGGTCCAAAACCGTTACGTCTTTCTACAACCAGTCTGCCATCGACGCCTCTGCCGAGAAG CCTTCTGTCAGACTGACACCAGCCACTATGCTGTATGCAGGGAAGTCTCCTGATGGACATCATATCCTG AGCAGTGCCAAGTATCTACACAAAGAGCTGCCTGTCCGTATCGCCCATCGCATCAAGGGCTTCCGCAGCCTGCCCTTCATTATCGGCTGCAACCCAACCATTCTCCAAGTG cATGAGCTTTATATCAGGGCCTACCACATGCTGAGCGACTTCCCAGCT ATAAAAGACCAGGAGACTGAGGCTCGCTATAGCAAACTTGTAAAACAGCTTCTTGATGATCACACAGATGTTGTCACCATGTTAGCTGAAGGATTCAGGGAATGTCGTAAACACATAACG GACGAGACTCTGGTTCGTAATTTCTTGGACACAACGTTGACGTCTCGTCTGGGCATACGCATGCTGGCCACACACCACATTGCCCTGCATGAGGATAAC CCTGACTTTGTAGGCATTATATGCCGCCGCTTGTCTCCTAAAAAGATCATCGAGAAGTGGGTTGATTTTGCTCG ACGGCTCTGTGAGCATCAGTACGGGAACTCTCCACGGGTTCGCATTAATGGCCATGTGGCGGCCCGCTTTCCCTTCATTCCACTGCCGCTGGATTACATCCTGCCTGAGCTGCTAAAGAACGCCATGAG gGCCACAATGGAGAGTCACTTGGACACTCCTTACAATGTGCCTGATGTTGTGGTCACAATCGCCAACAATGACACAGACTTTGTCATAAG GGCTTCAGACCGTGGCGGTGGCATTCCTCACAGCATTTTGGATCAGGTGATGGATTACCACTTCAGCACCGCTGAACAGAGCGCACAGGATCCGCGCATGAGCAACCTTTTCAACAACATTACCAACAGCGGCCCCCAGTCTGGACCCATGCATGG GTTTGGCTTTGGCCTGCCTACATCTCGGGCGTACGCCGAATACTTGGGAGGTTCCTTGACCATCCAGTCGATGCAGGGCATTGGCACGGACGTCTACCTGCGTCTCCGCCACATTGATGGCAAAGGAGAGAGCTTCAGAGTTTGA